One genomic region from Sphingobacterium sp. UGAL515B_05 encodes:
- a CDS encoding FMN-binding glutamate synthase family protein, whose protein sequence is MEVRKLILSIMIVINLIIVSFGFIFTSSWFWLLIIPFPLLLIALYHSFQTKHAILRNYPLVGYFRYIFESIRPELRQYFWESDMDGRPFNRRQRSIVYQRAKNQRETVAFGMQTDPQAVGNEWAAHSVFPCHIENHDLRTTVGNAACKKPYSLSVFNISAMSYGALSKTAITALNKGAALQNFAHNTGEGGISDYHNNGGDLIWQVGTGYFGCRNKEGKFDPELFREKSNRENVKMVELKLSQGAKPGHGGILPAAKNTPEVAAIRHVIPGTDVMSPPAHSAFSSPTEMMHFIQQLRELSGGKPIGFKICIGDKHEFIDICHAMQNTQIFPDFISVDGSEGGTGAAPLEFTDNLGMPLYDALAFVTKTLIAFGLKKHVKVIVSSRIVTGFDILKVIALGADACYSARGMMFALGCIQALKCNEDVCPVGVATQQPHLYKGLDVNDKYVRVAQFHRNTLRATVEIMEACGFKTLSDVSADKFYRKVDAIRTLSFQEIYFGTEGKLVNSHTDFESKLFED, encoded by the coding sequence ATGGAAGTTAGAAAACTCATTCTTTCAATAATGATTGTGATTAATTTAATCATTGTATCATTTGGATTTATATTTACATCAAGCTGGTTTTGGCTGCTTATCATCCCATTTCCATTGCTATTGATTGCGTTATACCATAGTTTCCAGACCAAACATGCCATCCTACGCAATTATCCCTTAGTTGGATATTTCCGCTATATCTTCGAATCTATCCGTCCTGAGTTGAGACAATATTTTTGGGAATCGGATATGGATGGACGTCCTTTCAACAGAAGACAGCGTTCGATCGTATACCAACGTGCAAAAAATCAACGTGAAACTGTAGCATTTGGTATGCAGACCGATCCACAGGCAGTCGGGAACGAATGGGCTGCACACTCTGTTTTCCCTTGCCATATCGAAAACCACGACCTGCGCACCACTGTTGGAAATGCAGCCTGTAAAAAGCCTTATAGCTTAAGTGTGTTCAACATCTCGGCAATGAGTTATGGTGCATTGAGCAAAACAGCGATAACGGCATTAAATAAGGGTGCTGCACTTCAAAACTTTGCACACAATACCGGCGAAGGGGGAATCAGCGATTACCACAACAATGGGGGTGATTTAATCTGGCAGGTGGGTACAGGTTATTTTGGGTGCCGTAATAAGGAGGGAAAATTTGATCCGGAACTTTTCCGAGAAAAATCCAATCGTGAAAACGTGAAGATGGTCGAATTGAAACTTTCGCAAGGTGCTAAACCCGGTCATGGGGGTATCCTTCCAGCGGCAAAAAACACCCCTGAGGTCGCGGCTATTCGTCACGTCATTCCAGGAACAGATGTGATGTCGCCTCCAGCACATAGCGCTTTCTCCTCACCGACTGAAATGATGCACTTCATACAACAGCTGCGCGAGCTATCGGGTGGAAAGCCTATCGGTTTCAAAATTTGTATCGGCGATAAACATGAGTTTATCGACATCTGTCACGCCATGCAAAACACGCAGATCTTCCCGGATTTTATCTCCGTAGATGGATCAGAAGGTGGTACAGGAGCTGCGCCACTAGAGTTTACAGATAACCTAGGAATGCCACTATACGATGCATTGGCATTTGTAACGAAAACCTTGATTGCTTTTGGTTTGAAAAAACATGTTAAAGTTATCGTATCCAGCCGTATTGTAACGGGTTTCGATATCTTAAAAGTTATTGCCTTAGGCGCAGATGCATGTTATAGTGCTCGCGGTATGATGTTCGCTTTAGGTTGTATTCAAGCACTTAAGTGTAATGAAGACGTTTGTCCGGTTGGAGTTGCCACGCAACAGCCGCATTTATACAAAGGGCTCGACGTAAATGATAAATATGTACGCGTAGCTCAGTTCCACCGCAACACATTACGTGCTACAGTCGAAATTATGGAAGCTTGTGGTTTCAAAACACTTTCGGATGTATCGGCTGATAAATTCTATCGTAAGGTAGACGCTATCCGTACATTAAGTTTTCAGGAAATCTATTTCGGAACTGAAGGTAAATTGGTCAATAGCCATACAGATTTCGAAAGCAAACTTTTCGAAGATTAA
- a CDS encoding cytochrome c maturation protein CcmE, whose product MKKSSIILIAIIAVAIAMILVIYTDSSTYSTFSEAKEKKTELYVVGQLNKDKALHYDPKTDANKFSFFMRDNDGTECEVIFRGAKPQDIERSEQIVLTGKMDGNVFRASKILMKCPSKYNDKSVVTEINATAFNN is encoded by the coding sequence ATGAAAAAAAGTTCAATTATTCTAATCGCTATCATTGCTGTCGCAATTGCTATGATACTTGTTATCTATACCGATTCAAGTACCTATTCGACATTTAGCGAAGCTAAAGAAAAGAAAACCGAACTATATGTGGTAGGTCAATTGAATAAAGACAAAGCGCTTCATTATGATCCCAAAACTGACGCCAACAAATTTTCGTTTTTCATGCGTGACAACGATGGTACAGAATGTGAAGTGATTTTTAGAGGCGCCAAACCTCAAGATATTGAACGTTCAGAGCAAATTGTATTGACAGGAAAAATGGACGGAAATGTGTTTAGGGCAAGTAAGATATTGATGAAATGTCCGTCAAAATATAACGATAAATCGGTCGTCACCGAGATCAATGCTACTGCTTTCAATAATTAA
- a CDS encoding MarR family transcriptional regulator → MLDQDLVSQEYFYNFLTGKYSIAVMRRLQRNLKEAGLSITSEQWSIMYNLWVEEGLTQQELAIRTFRDKPSVTRLINNLERVNLVIRVNDKNDRRSNLIYLTKTGRKMKDEGMKQAKNTIEQALGGLADDQIALSNTILHRVLFNLK, encoded by the coding sequence ATGTTAGACCAAGATTTAGTATCACAAGAGTATTTTTATAATTTCCTAACGGGAAAATACTCAATTGCAGTTATGCGGAGATTACAACGTAATCTCAAGGAGGCCGGGTTAAGCATTACTTCTGAACAATGGAGTATCATGTATAACCTGTGGGTAGAAGAGGGCCTAACCCAGCAGGAACTCGCTATTCGTACATTTCGAGATAAGCCGAGTGTCACGCGATTAATTAATAACCTTGAACGGGTAAATCTAGTGATCCGCGTCAATGATAAAAACGACAGAAGGTCCAATCTGATCTACTTAACAAAAACCGGACGAAAGATGAAGGATGAAGGAATGAAGCAGGCAAAAAATACCATTGAACAGGCTTTAGGGGGATTAGCCGACGATCAAATTGCCTTGTCAAATACCATTCTGCATCGCGTATTATTTAATTTGAAATAA
- a CDS encoding polyprenyl synthetase family protein → MQHLQQLVIAAIETSQFPETPSNLYDPIRYILTLGGKRVRPVLTLMAAELFGMQEMDEIIPAAKAVEFFHNFSLIHDDLMDKAPLRRGKTTVHEKWDANIAILSGDGLLVKAYEEISKCNPIYLPATLKILSKVAMEVCEGQQLDMDYESRDSLTMPEYLEMIRLKTSVLLGGALQLGAILSGADEQQQQLIYDFGENVGLAFQLQDDILDAYGDPDTFGKIVGGDIMINKKTFLLVKLMAVISDEDKIVLQHLLDASMETAPSKVGDMLALYEKYAIKTAADELKDIYTQRAFEKMAALNVPNERKEALLVLANNLLVRQQ, encoded by the coding sequence ATGCAACATTTACAACAACTCGTGATAGCGGCGATAGAGACAAGTCAATTTCCTGAAACACCATCAAATTTATATGATCCGATACGGTATATATTGACTTTGGGCGGAAAGAGGGTTCGACCGGTGCTGACATTAATGGCTGCCGAATTATTCGGTATGCAAGAGATGGATGAAATTATCCCTGCTGCCAAGGCAGTGGAGTTTTTTCACAACTTTTCACTGATCCACGATGATCTGATGGATAAGGCTCCTTTAAGAAGAGGTAAAACGACAGTTCACGAAAAGTGGGATGCTAATATTGCCATACTGTCTGGAGACGGATTGTTGGTCAAAGCTTATGAGGAAATCTCAAAGTGTAATCCGATTTACCTGCCTGCGACATTGAAAATTTTGAGTAAAGTAGCCATGGAAGTGTGTGAAGGCCAACAATTGGATATGGATTATGAAAGTCGGGATTCGCTGACTATGCCTGAATATCTCGAGATGATCCGTTTGAAGACTTCAGTATTACTGGGCGGAGCATTACAGTTGGGGGCTATTTTATCTGGAGCAGATGAACAACAACAGCAGCTGATTTACGATTTTGGCGAGAATGTAGGCTTGGCGTTTCAATTACAGGACGATATCCTGGATGCTTACGGAGATCCAGACACTTTTGGAAAGATCGTTGGAGGTGATATTATGATCAATAAAAAGACCTTTTTATTGGTGAAGTTGATGGCCGTAATTTCGGACGAAGATAAGATTGTCCTTCAGCACTTATTGGACGCTTCTATGGAGACTGCCCCTTCAAAAGTTGGTGATATGCTTGCATTATACGAGAAGTATGCAATTAAAACCGCTGCCGACGAATTGAAAGATATTTATACACAACGGGCATTTGAAAAAATGGCGGCATTGAATGTACCAAATGAACGTAAAGAAGCGTTATTAGTCTTAGCAAATAACCTTTTGGTGAGACAGCAATAA
- a CDS encoding Rossmann-like and DUF2520 domain-containing protein, with translation MNIVILGSGNAATHFGQQFQKTGQHIVQIYSKTKANADALAFALHCPAIDQLSELDLHADLYLIAVTDQAIVSLVEALPKDLKGIVIHCSGATDISVLTRFKNTGVLYPPQSLSKNKAVDFSTVPLCVEGNTDENSAALLQLAQTFAPRSIYCNSTQRLAIHLASVMVNNFSNILYQMAYELLEENKLSFDLIKPIILETAEKVQNHIPITVQTGPAIRQDSTTMQKHLQFISNKPDLQQIYQLLSQEITKRK, from the coding sequence ATGAACATTGTGATCTTAGGAAGCGGTAATGCCGCTACACATTTTGGACAACAGTTTCAAAAAACAGGACAGCATATCGTTCAGATCTACAGTAAAACAAAGGCCAATGCAGATGCATTGGCCTTTGCTCTTCATTGCCCAGCAATTGACCAACTATCTGAACTAGACCTACATGCCGATCTTTACCTCATTGCCGTTACCGATCAGGCCATTGTATCGCTGGTAGAAGCGCTACCAAAAGATTTAAAAGGAATTGTTATCCATTGTTCGGGCGCAACGGATATATCTGTACTGACTAGATTTAAAAATACAGGAGTCCTCTATCCGCCACAGTCGCTGTCCAAAAATAAAGCAGTCGATTTCTCGACCGTCCCACTTTGTGTTGAAGGTAACACCGATGAAAATAGTGCCGCGCTACTTCAGCTCGCACAGACATTTGCACCGCGGAGTATCTATTGTAACTCAACGCAACGCTTAGCCATTCACTTGGCCTCGGTCATGGTCAATAATTTCTCCAATATCCTCTATCAGATGGCTTATGAGTTATTGGAAGAAAACAAGTTGTCCTTTGATTTAATCAAACCAATTATCCTGGAAACGGCAGAAAAAGTGCAAAATCATATTCCAATAACAGTTCAGACAGGACCAGCGATCCGACAAGACAGCACAACAATGCAAAAACATTTGCAATTTATTAGCAATAAACCAGATTTACAGCAAATCTATCAACTTTTGTCGCAGGAGATTACTAAAAGAAAATAG
- a CDS encoding amidohydrolase: MEPLKITVFQAYLFWENIEKNLNNLALRLSSLREKTDVIILPEMFNTGFTNNVEKCAEPANGPTTRWLFEMASSLNCVVAGSLIIEEGGKYYNRFVWMFPDGKYVKYDKRHLFGLSKESEYFEPGNERILVDIKGWKICPMICYDLRFPVWSKNQNGAYDILVYTASWPDKRSAHWRALIPARAIENQAYVVGVNRVGHDGNDIYYSGGSMCISPLGDVVYYKPEDEDLYTFTLNPNDLLEAREKFPFLKDSDSFTIG, from the coding sequence ATGGAGCCTTTAAAAATCACCGTATTTCAAGCATATCTATTCTGGGAAAATATAGAGAAGAATCTAAATAATCTCGCGTTGAGACTTTCCTCATTGCGCGAGAAAACGGATGTTATTATTCTCCCCGAGATGTTTAATACAGGCTTCACGAATAATGTCGAAAAATGTGCAGAGCCGGCAAATGGCCCTACAACAAGATGGCTATTTGAGATGGCGAGTTCGCTTAACTGTGTTGTTGCCGGTTCCTTGATTATCGAGGAAGGTGGCAAATACTATAATCGCTTTGTGTGGATGTTTCCAGATGGTAAATATGTAAAATATGATAAACGCCACCTGTTTGGACTATCTAAAGAAAGTGAGTACTTCGAACCAGGAAATGAACGTATCCTGGTGGATATCAAAGGATGGAAAATTTGCCCAATGATCTGTTATGACCTTAGATTCCCCGTCTGGTCTAAAAATCAAAATGGCGCATATGATATTTTAGTGTATACGGCCAGCTGGCCGGATAAGCGTTCTGCACATTGGAGAGCCCTCATACCAGCACGTGCGATAGAAAATCAAGCTTACGTTGTTGGAGTAAACCGGGTTGGGCATGATGGTAATGATATTTACTATTCAGGTGGTTCTATGTGTATCTCTCCACTTGGTGATGTGGTGTATTATAAGCCTGAAGACGAGGACTTGTATACATTTACCTTAAATCCGAATGATCTGTTGGAAGCACGGGAGAAATTTCCTTTCTTAAAAGACTCCGATTCTTTTACAATCGGGTAA
- a CDS encoding metal-sulfur cluster assembly factor gives MSIIVLDKLGLAPQIQAVLETIYDPELKPANIVDLGLVYEIITKEEGIAKIVMTLTAPGCPVAGEIMNEVQEKVAAVEGIKEALVELTFDPPWTKDMMSEEAKLELGFL, from the coding sequence ATGAGTATCATCGTATTAGATAAACTGGGTTTAGCACCACAAATCCAGGCGGTACTGGAAACGATTTATGATCCTGAACTGAAACCCGCAAATATTGTGGATTTGGGACTTGTCTACGAAATCATTACAAAGGAAGAGGGCATTGCAAAGATCGTGATGACACTGACTGCTCCCGGCTGTCCGGTGGCTGGTGAGATCATGAATGAAGTTCAGGAAAAAGTTGCGGCCGTAGAAGGTATAAAAGAGGCATTGGTCGAATTGACATTTGATCCACCCTGGACCAAAGACATGATGTCTGAAGAAGCAAAGCTAGAATTAGGATTTTTGTAA
- a CDS encoding glycosyltransferase family 4 protein, whose product MRILIIHTFYQDPGGEDTVFQQESSLLAQGHEVQTLTFQNEKGWQGALQTIGSFWNICAAQRVKKIIQTFKPDIVHVHNTHYAAGPIIVRTIAKLGIPQVMTLHNFRLLCPSATLYHHNHLFLDSLQEEFPWTAIRQKAFNNSTVKTFLLALNYWFHRKIGTWEKVNRYINLSSFAKKIFVESTLRLSPSKFAVKPNFVFPATIGPQVTQPYFIYVGRLSEEKGILNLIDALIGTDFQLQLIGGGPLEEEVLRRIKDQPNISYLGFKKRSEILPLVAKAQALLVPSICFEGMPITILEAYSVGTAVLCSNLGPLPELIIPGKTGQIFDPHDKNDIIRCLTTWSAETPDEKDEIRKTCNAYYFRNFTPEINKEQLLAIYQGAIHDKKLNK is encoded by the coding sequence ATGCGCATACTGATTATCCATACATTTTATCAAGATCCTGGTGGTGAAGACACTGTATTCCAGCAGGAATCATCCCTCCTAGCACAAGGACATGAAGTTCAAACGCTAACCTTTCAAAACGAAAAGGGCTGGCAAGGTGCATTACAGACAATAGGATCTTTTTGGAATATTTGCGCTGCTCAACGTGTCAAAAAAATAATTCAGACGTTTAAACCAGACATTGTTCACGTTCACAACACCCATTATGCAGCAGGACCGATTATCGTGCGTACGATTGCAAAACTCGGCATCCCCCAGGTCATGACCTTGCATAACTTCCGTTTGCTATGCCCTTCAGCTACGCTTTACCATCACAACCATCTCTTTCTGGACTCCCTTCAAGAGGAGTTTCCTTGGACGGCCATTCGGCAAAAGGCATTCAATAATTCCACAGTCAAAACATTTCTTCTGGCTTTGAATTATTGGTTTCACCGTAAAATTGGGACTTGGGAAAAGGTTAATCGCTACATTAATTTAAGTTCCTTTGCGAAAAAAATATTTGTAGAATCGACTTTGCGTCTTTCACCCAGTAAATTTGCGGTTAAACCAAACTTTGTCTTCCCTGCCACAATAGGCCCGCAAGTTACACAGCCCTACTTCATTTACGTTGGTCGTCTTTCGGAAGAAAAAGGGATATTGAATCTGATCGATGCTTTAATCGGAACAGATTTTCAACTACAGCTAATTGGTGGCGGTCCGCTCGAAGAGGAGGTCCTGAGAAGAATTAAAGATCAGCCGAACATTTCCTACCTCGGCTTTAAAAAGAGGTCCGAAATACTTCCCTTGGTAGCCAAAGCACAGGCACTACTCGTACCATCGATTTGTTTTGAAGGTATGCCGATCACGATTCTTGAGGCTTATTCAGTCGGAACAGCTGTGCTCTGCTCAAACCTAGGGCCACTACCCGAACTGATCATTCCGGGCAAAACAGGACAGATATTCGATCCCCACGACAAAAACGATATCATCCGCTGTTTGACAACGTGGAGTGCCGAAACACCAGATGAAAAAGATGAGATAAGAAAGACCTGCAATGCATACTATTTTCGTAATTTTACTCCTGAAATAAATAAAGAACAATTACTAGCGATCTATCAGGGCGCTATTCACGATAAAAAACTGAATAAATGA
- a CDS encoding lipid A deacylase LpxR family protein, which produces MSVALRFLGLFWAVIFPCFFVFGQVKFRNQEIAIQNDNDVYLLTGQDRYYTNGININYRIALPGKPDRETSNTVLDFEIGQRIYNGISIIDYRRQEKKYDRPFAGYLYLSAGVTRFLPHDQVVEFKTELAQIGPKSYGEEAQKFIHHLFGMYEATGWDTQLGNSFGIDLSVTYKKGLYRSQNQQFDVGIIGEGTIGLNNTNMGIAAPLRLGKLKSYQASTFTHGHLTLGRADNDKEWYFVYQPSVSRIFYSATVEGGRGKNDPIGKLYTVQPWMLSHRIGFNWSNHKINYGINYIFNSKELKSVFHRHQYGELFFAYRF; this is translated from the coding sequence ATGAGTGTTGCTTTGCGATTTTTAGGCCTCTTTTGGGCTGTTATATTTCCCTGCTTTTTTGTTTTTGGACAGGTAAAATTCCGTAATCAGGAAATTGCTATCCAAAATGACAATGACGTTTATCTACTGACCGGTCAGGACCGCTATTATACCAATGGTATCAATATCAACTATAGGATTGCGTTGCCAGGGAAACCGGATAGAGAGACTTCAAATACGGTATTGGATTTTGAAATAGGCCAACGGATTTACAATGGTATCAGTATCATTGACTATAGACGGCAGGAAAAGAAATACGATAGACCATTTGCAGGTTACCTCTATTTGAGTGCTGGGGTAACACGGTTTTTACCGCACGATCAGGTTGTTGAGTTCAAGACTGAATTGGCGCAGATCGGTCCTAAATCCTACGGTGAAGAAGCACAGAAGTTTATCCATCATCTCTTTGGGATGTATGAGGCGACAGGTTGGGATACGCAGCTTGGAAATTCCTTCGGTATTGATTTAAGTGTAACCTATAAAAAAGGACTATACCGCAGTCAAAACCAGCAATTCGATGTGGGAATTATAGGTGAGGGAACCATTGGGCTAAATAATACCAATATGGGGATTGCGGCCCCGCTTCGGTTGGGGAAGCTGAAGTCCTATCAGGCATCCACCTTTACACATGGGCATTTGACACTGGGAAGAGCAGACAATGATAAAGAATGGTATTTTGTCTATCAACCAAGCGTGTCTCGTATTTTTTACAGCGCAACAGTAGAAGGCGGAAGAGGTAAAAATGATCCTATAGGTAAGTTATATACTGTTCAGCCTTGGATGCTTAGTCACCGCATTGGTTTCAATTGGTCTAATCACAAGATCAATTACGGTATCAATTACATCTTCAATTCGAAAGAGCTCAAATCGGTGTTTCACCGGCATCAATATGGCGAGCTATTTTTTGCCTATCGTTTTTGA
- a CDS encoding heme lyase CcmF/NrfE family subunit: protein MDVNYVGEHLLPGQIGQFFIVLSFGAALLSFISYFFATKYPEENSWKKIARIAFWTNAVSVVAIGATLFYIIYNHLFEYNYAWAHSSKTLPTYYIISSFWEGQEGSFWLWMFWQTVLGSVLLFKAKSWESSVMTFVMLCQAFLASMIIGVEIFGLRIGSSPFILLREAMDIPIFREANYLSLITDGNGLNPLLQNYWMVIHPPTLFLGFASMIVPFAYATGALWTKRYKEWINAALPWALFAVMILGAGIIMGSFWAYEALNFGGFWAWDPVENASIIPWFTLIAAVHVMIAYKNSGHSYFTATFLAMISFVLVIYASYLTRSGVLGETSVHSFTDLGMSGQLILFNVVFLVIMVVFLTVKKKEMPITEKDEDIYSREFWMFIGALVLTVACAQIIASTSIPVFNKIFGTKVAPPLDPIQHYNKWQSGFAVIVMILTGFTQFLKYKRTDSRKFLASTVASLVVSLILTAAVVYFTKTYTNLIYILITFASIFCILANIRVLGDAVKGKWKLAGSSVAHIGFGLLLIGAMVAAATNEVISVNNTGYIAVSGFDKVEKPGDNLFLTEGEPVQMGEYKITYIGDSIVAPNTFYKIKYERIDEETGKVKEHFVLQPFAQNNAKMGGLIGTPATKHYVTHDVYTLITAAAAESQATHAKVPAEDKTGFEDYEEPATYQVNIGDTLRYRNGYYVIEGLNKEAHLEKIPKGPSDVMVGLKIKVFSADNKQYEVQPIYLIKDGGVYDFNKDVNEQGLKFRFTGIKPDKDKLEIMVYQKPLPEKKWVVFKAIKFPYINFFWCGTIVMTIGFIMSIVRRNKEEKRKALK, encoded by the coding sequence ATGGACGTTAATTACGTTGGTGAGCACCTGCTGCCAGGGCAGATCGGACAATTTTTTATTGTACTTTCTTTTGGTGCTGCACTTCTATCCTTTATCAGTTACTTTTTTGCAACAAAATACCCTGAAGAGAATTCATGGAAAAAAATTGCACGTATTGCCTTTTGGACTAATGCGGTCTCCGTAGTGGCGATTGGTGCAACTTTATTTTATATTATATACAATCATCTTTTTGAATATAATTATGCTTGGGCACACTCGTCCAAGACACTCCCTACGTACTATATCATTTCCAGTTTTTGGGAAGGTCAGGAGGGTAGTTTTTGGCTCTGGATGTTCTGGCAAACAGTATTGGGTTCTGTTTTGCTGTTTAAAGCAAAAAGCTGGGAATCGTCTGTCATGACTTTCGTCATGTTATGTCAAGCATTCTTAGCTTCCATGATTATTGGTGTGGAAATATTCGGTCTGCGTATCGGTAGCTCCCCGTTTATTCTATTGCGTGAAGCAATGGATATTCCGATCTTTAGAGAAGCTAATTATCTTTCACTTATCACCGACGGTAATGGTTTGAACCCTTTGCTTCAAAATTACTGGATGGTGATTCACCCACCAACACTGTTCCTTGGCTTTGCGTCAATGATCGTTCCTTTTGCTTATGCAACAGGTGCTCTTTGGACCAAACGTTACAAAGAATGGATCAATGCAGCACTTCCTTGGGCTTTATTTGCCGTGATGATTTTAGGTGCAGGTATTATCATGGGGTCATTCTGGGCTTACGAAGCACTTAACTTCGGTGGCTTCTGGGCATGGGATCCGGTAGAAAATGCATCAATTATTCCTTGGTTTACCCTGATTGCTGCTGTCCACGTCATGATTGCTTACAAGAATTCAGGTCACTCTTATTTCACCGCTACATTTTTGGCGATGATCAGCTTTGTACTTGTTATCTATGCATCTTACCTGACACGTAGTGGTGTCCTTGGAGAGACTTCTGTACACTCCTTTACCGATCTGGGAATGAGCGGACAGTTGATCTTATTCAATGTTGTCTTTTTGGTTATCATGGTGGTATTTCTTACGGTCAAAAAGAAAGAGATGCCTATCACAGAAAAGGATGAGGATATCTATTCAAGAGAATTCTGGATGTTTATTGGCGCTTTGGTATTGACAGTCGCCTGTGCACAGATCATTGCTTCAACATCAATTCCAGTGTTCAACAAGATCTTTGGCACCAAGGTAGCTCCACCTTTGGATCCGATCCAACATTATAACAAGTGGCAATCGGGTTTTGCAGTGATCGTTATGATCTTAACCGGATTTACACAATTCTTAAAATACAAACGTACCGATAGCCGCAAGTTTTTGGCTTCCACGGTAGCATCGTTAGTTGTGTCTCTCATTCTAACGGCTGCTGTCGTCTATTTTACAAAGACTTATACCAACCTGATCTATATTTTGATCACCTTCGCAAGTATTTTCTGTATTTTGGCGAATATCCGCGTATTGGGGGATGCTGTCAAAGGTAAATGGAAGCTGGCCGGCTCTTCGGTAGCCCATATCGGCTTTGGATTATTACTTATCGGTGCCATGGTGGCCGCAGCAACCAACGAGGTCATCTCGGTCAACAACACAGGTTACATTGCTGTATCGGGATTTGACAAAGTGGAGAAACCTGGCGACAACTTATTCTTGACCGAAGGTGAACCTGTACAAATGGGGGAATACAAAATAACCTATATCGGTGATAGCATTGTGGCTCCAAATACGTTTTATAAAATAAAATACGAGCGGATCGACGAAGAAACAGGTAAAGTGAAGGAGCATTTTGTGCTACAACCTTTTGCACAAAACAACGCGAAAATGGGCGGTTTGATTGGTACTCCTGCGACCAAACATTATGTTACGCACGATGTTTATACGCTGATTACCGCCGCTGCAGCTGAAAGCCAAGCAACGCATGCGAAAGTTCCGGCAGAAGACAAAACTGGTTTCGAAGACTATGAGGAGCCGGCAACGTATCAGGTAAATATCGGTGATACCCTACGCTACCGCAATGGATATTATGTCATTGAAGGCTTAAACAAAGAGGCTCACCTGGAGAAAATCCCAAAAGGTCCTAGTGATGTCATGGTTGGATTGAAAATAAAAGTATTTTCGGCCGACAACAAACAGTATGAGGTACAACCAATCTACTTAATTAAAGACGGTGGTGTTTATGACTTCAATAAAGATGTCAACGAACAAGGACTTAAATTCAGATTTACGGGAATTAAACCTGACAAGGATAAACTGGAAATCATGGTTTATCAAAAGCCGCTTCCAGAAAAGAAATGGGTGGTATTTAAAGCCATTAAATTCCCATACATCAACTTTTTCTGGTGTGGAACGATTGTCATGACCATCGGCTTTATCATGTCCATTGTGAGAAGAAATAAAGAGGAAAAACGAAAAGCACTTAAATAA